CTTCGCCTGGGATTTCCTCACCGGGGAGGTGGGGCTCGACCCGGACAGGCTCTACCCGACGATCTACAAGGACGACGAGGAGGCCTTCTCCATCTGGAACGGGGAGATCGGGGTCCCGTCGGAGCGCATCTGCCGGATGGGCGAGGAGGACAACTTCTGGTCCGTGGGACCCGTCGGTCCCTGCGGACCCTGCTCCGAACTGATCTACGACCAGGGGCCCTCCTTCTCCTGCGGCAGGCCCGGCTGCGGCGTGGGCTGCGAGTGCGACCGCTTCCTGGAGGTGTGGAACCTCGTCTTCATGCAGTACAACCGGCTGGAAGACGGCACCCTCGTGCCGCTGCCCAAGCAGAACATAGACACCGGCATGGGGCTGGAGCGCCTTGCGTCGGTGGTCCAGCAGGTGGCCGGGGATTTTCAGACCGATCTCTTCAAGCCCCTCATTGACAAGTCCTGCGAGATCTGCGGCATAAGGTACGGCGACGGCGGGCCCGGAGACAGGGCCGCCAGGGTCATCGCCGACCATTTCAGGGCCACGGCCTTCATGATAGCCGACGGGGTCCTCCCCTCGAACGAGGGGCGCGGCTACGTCCTCAGGAGGATACTGAGGAGAGCCGTCCGTTTCGGGAGGCTTTTCGGCGTCGACAGGCCCTTCCTGATGGACCTCTACCCCGTGCTGCTCGAGGTGATGGGGGAACCCTACGGGGAACTCATCGAGCAGCGGCCCCTCATCGGCCAGGTGGTGGAACTGGAGGAAGAGCGTTTCGGCCGGACCCTGGAGATGGGGCTGCGGCTGCTGGAAAGGGAGGTCTCTTCCCTGGCCCCGGGGATGGAAGGCACCCTCCCGGGGGGCGTGGCCTTTGAACTTTACGACACCTTCGGCTTTCCCTACGAACTGACCGAGGAGGTCTGCCAGGAAAAGGGGGTAAGGGTGGACCGTGAGGGCTTCGAAAGGGAGATGGAAAAGCAGCGGGAAAGGGCGAGGGCCGGCGCGAAGAGCGCCTCGAGCGGGATAGGCAAGAGCCTTTTCGATGAACTCGTCGAAGAGCAGGGAGCCACGGCTTTCTGCGGTTATACTTCCGAAAGGGCTAACACCACCATCACCGCCGTCATCGTCGGCGACAGAAGGGTGGAAAGCGCCCCCGAGGGTTCCGAGGCTGTCCTGATCCTGCGGGAGACCCCCTTTTACGGCGAGGGGGGCGGCCAGGTCGGCGACAGGGGCACCATCAGCGGGGAATCCTTCCTGGCCGAGGTCAACGACACCATCAAGACCTCCGGCGACCTGGTGGCTCACAGGGTCACCGTCACCAGGGGGGAGGCCGCCGAGGGCCTGCCCGTCGTCGCCGAGGTGGATAGCGAGAGGCGCCGCGCCACCAGGGCCCACCACACCGCGACCCACTTGCTTCATGAAGCGCTGACGAGGGTGCTCGGCCGCCACGTAACCCAGGCCGGTTCCCTCGTGAACGAGGAGATGCTGCGTTTCGATTTCACCCACATGAAACCCCTCTCCGACGATGAAACCAGGGAGGTGGAGTTGATGGTGAACCGGCAGATCGTCCTCAACACCCCCCTCGAGGTCATCCTGACGGACAGGGAGAGCGCGAAGAGGCTGGGGGCGAAGGCCCTTTTCAACGAAAAGTATGGGTCCGAGGTGAGGGTTGTCCGCGTCCCCGGCTTCAGCGCGGAGCTCTGCGGCGGCACCCACGTGGACGCCACCGGGGACATCGGCTCCTTCAAGATCATCCGGGAGGAGGGCATAGGGTCGGGGATCCGGAGGATCACGGCCCTGGCGGGAATGCCCTCCTTTTTGCACCATCAGAGGCTTTCGGAACAGGTCGAGGCCCTGGCGAGGTTGCTTTCCGTCCCCGCCGAAGAACTTCAGAAGAAGGCAGCGGAACTGGTCCAGGAGAACCGCCTCCTTTCCGGCCGGCTGGAAAAGCAGAAAAGCCGCCTGGCCCTTTCCGGGGTGGAGGAGCTCCTCCACGGTCGCGAGGAGGCGGGGGGCATCGCCATCGTGACGGGCATACTGAAAGGGGCCGATCCTGAGTCCCTGAGGGAAGCGGGAGACAGGATCAGGCAAAGGCTGTCGCCGGTGGTGATCGTCCTGGCGGCGGGAGAGGGTGACCGGGGGAACCTGGTGGCCATGGCCGACAAGGAGGCCGTGGCGATGGGGGTCGATTGCGGCTTGCTGGCGAGAAAAATAGCGGCCGGTCTCGGCGGCGGCGGCGGTGGAAGGGCCGACATGGCCCAGGCCGGGTTCAGGGACATGTCCGGCCTGGCCGCCTCACTGAAGGGCGTCCGCGAACAAGTCCTTGAGATGACGGGAGGAAAGGCTTGAAAAGGGCCCTTGGCCTGGATATAGGCAGAGTAAGGATCGGCGTGGCCCTGAGCGATCCCCTGGGAGCTTTCGCCCAGGGGATCGATGTGCTCGACGCGGGGAAGGACTGGATGGCCCTGGTGAGGGACATGGTCCGGGAGAAGGGGGTCGACGTCGTCGTCGTCGGCATCCCGATCAACACCGACGGATCGAGGGGTCCCGAGGCCGAACGCGTCCTGGGCATCATCGAAAGGCTCCGGGAAAGGATAGGCGATGAAAGCATCGAGATCGTCCCCTGGGATGAAAGGTTTACCACCGTCCAGGCCGAGAGGGCGCTCCTGGAGGGCAACCTCTCGAGGCGCGGGAGAAGGGGCGTCGTCGACAAGGTGGCCGCCTCCCTCATCCTGCAATCCTTCCTGGAGAGCAGGAGATCATGACCGCGGCGGTGCCGGAAGACCTCAGGATGACGCCCATGCTGAAGCAGTACGCCCAGTGGAAGAGAAGGTATCCCGACTGCCTCCTCTTTTTCAGGATGGGGGATTTTTACGAGATGTTCTTCGAGGATGCCCGCGTTGCGTCTTCGATCCTCGATATAACCCTCACGGCGAGGGACCCCCAGAAGAAAATACCCATGGCCGGCGTGCCCTTCCACTCCGTCGACAGCTACCTCGAGAGGCTCGTGGCCTCGGGTCACAAGGTGGCCATCTGCGAGCAGGTCTCCGAACCGGACGGGAGGACCCTCGTGGACAGGCAGGTCGTAAGGGTGGTG
This genomic interval from Thermovirga sp. contains the following:
- the alaS gene encoding alanine--tRNA ligase → KPYFLGKRVPSFKRATTSQKCVRTNDIENVGKTARHHTLFEMLGNFSFGDYFKSGAAAFAWDFLTGEVGLDPDRLYPTIYKDDEEAFSIWNGEIGVPSERICRMGEEDNFWSVGPVGPCGPCSELIYDQGPSFSCGRPGCGVGCECDRFLEVWNLVFMQYNRLEDGTLVPLPKQNIDTGMGLERLASVVQQVAGDFQTDLFKPLIDKSCEICGIRYGDGGPGDRAARVIADHFRATAFMIADGVLPSNEGRGYVLRRILRRAVRFGRLFGVDRPFLMDLYPVLLEVMGEPYGELIEQRPLIGQVVELEEERFGRTLEMGLRLLEREVSSLAPGMEGTLPGGVAFELYDTFGFPYELTEEVCQEKGVRVDREGFEREMEKQRERARAGAKSASSGIGKSLFDELVEEQGATAFCGYTSERANTTITAVIVGDRRVESAPEGSEAVLILRETPFYGEGGGQVGDRGTISGESFLAEVNDTIKTSGDLVAHRVTVTRGEAAEGLPVVAEVDSERRRATRAHHTATHLLHEALTRVLGRHVTQAGSLVNEEMLRFDFTHMKPLSDDETREVELMVNRQIVLNTPLEVILTDRESAKRLGAKALFNEKYGSEVRVVRVPGFSAELCGGTHVDATGDIGSFKIIREEGIGSGIRRITALAGMPSFLHHQRLSEQVEALARLLSVPAEELQKKAAELVQENRLLSGRLEKQKSRLALSGVEELLHGREEAGGIAIVTGILKGADPESLREAGDRIRQRLSPVVIVLAAGEGDRGNLVAMADKEAVAMGVDCGLLARKIAAGLGGGGGGRADMAQAGFRDMSGLAASLKGVREQVLEMTGGKA
- the ruvX gene encoding Holliday junction resolvase RuvX, encoding MKRALGLDIGRVRIGVALSDPLGAFAQGIDVLDAGKDWMALVRDMVREKGVDVVVVGIPINTDGSRGPEAERVLGIIERLRERIGDESIEIVPWDERFTTVQAERALLEGNLSRRGRRGVVDKVAASLILQSFLESRRS